The window AACAATAATATCTTGATTGGTGGATCAGCACTCGATAATTTCAATGGGTTCCCTGGACATCCATTGCCAAATTATAGTAGGATGATGTTTGCCAATTTATCAATTCAGAATCATGTGATCCAAAATGTCACTTACCTAGGTAATACGGACACAACATTCAATATTGGTGAAATCAGTTCCATCGTAAAAGGCAATGATGGATACTTTGCATCTGGAAATGCTGCCGGATCTTTTGGTAATCCATTCCATCAATATCAATATTTTTCCACGGGGAACTTACGAAACCATGTATTTTTAAAATTTGATTGGAACGGTAATTTGATTTGGAACCAATTCGTTGGATCAACTACTTCTAATGTTTTAGAATTTTTTCCTAAAATTACTTATATATCCTTCTTTGATGAATTCAGAGGGAACATCCTTTCTCCTATTGATGGAACACGATTCACTGGATTGGATGCATTGAGTTATGGAAACGGAATCAACGAATTACAAGATGTAACATTTCGCATTCGTAGCGGGGATGGTCGGTACCAATCGGTATATTATGAGACCAATGTTCCAGTCACACCACCTAACCCAAGCGTTTTAGTGGATTTTAATGTCCAATATCTGAATGTTTGTAATGGGCGAATTGCCAAATTAAAAAAGTATCTAAACTACCCTGCAGAAGAGGGGTTTATGGAAGTGAGTACAATTCCAGGAATCGAGGAACCATAAAGGTTCCCATTCCAGGATTTTGTAAAAAATGCATTGATTCCCAACCAGAACGAACGGTTTTTTGAATTTTTTTTTCCAATCTTTGTCACAATGGAAAAAACCCGTTGTCCTAAGGAGAAAAGGAATCGTTAGGAGGATTCAATGAAACTCACTTCACTCATACTCACTGGTTTTGTGGCAGTAGAACATGTTTTCATTTTGGTATTGGAAATGTTTTTATGGAAAACAGAATTTGGAATGAAGGTATTCCAACTCACACCGGAAACTGCAGAAATCACAGCAAAGCTGGCAAAAAACCAAGGATTGTACAATGGATTTTTAGCAGCAGGACTTTTTTGGGCCCTCTTTTTCATCAAAGACCAAAGTCAAAAATTCCAAACCATTTTGTTTTTTCTCATTTGTGTTGTGGTCGCAGGAATTTACGGTTCAGCCACTGCAAAATTTTCAATTTTGTTTTCGCAAGGTTTGCCTGCATTTTTAGCCTTAGTTGTACATTGGTTGGCTTATCGTAAACAATGATCGAAGATCCACATTCATCTCTTTTAGAGGATTGTTTAAAAGGAAAAACAAAAGCGTTGGAAGGATTGATTCAATTCTTCCAACCCAAAATATTTTCTTTGGCATTAAAGTTTTTATGGAATCCGGAAGATGCAGAAGATGCCACTCAAGAAATTTTAGTCAAAGTGATTACAAATCTCGGTGGGTTTCGTAGAGATAGTAAACTCTCTACTTGGATCTATAAAATTGCAAGTAACCACCTCATCAATGTCAAAAAATCAAAAATTGAGATGAAACAAATCCACTTTCGATCCATTCGTGAAGAATTGCATAAAACGCAATCGCCATATCCAATCCAAGCGAGTATAGATACACAAACTTTAACCGAAGAAGAATCTACTTCCAAAGTTTCGCATATGGTATTACATGTGCAAGTGGCATGCACCTATGCTATGTTACAAGGACTCACTCGCAAATACAGAATGGCATATATATTGGGAGATGTATTTTCCATTTCTAGTGAGGAAGGTGGGATGGTGATGGGAGTGCGCCCCGATTCGTTCCGACAATTATTATCGAGAGCAAGAAATCAAATGGAAGTATTCTTAGGAAGGGAATGTAATTTAACAAACAGAAACAATCCATGCCAATGTAAAAACAGGATACGTTATGCAACCAAAGTGGGAAGGATCAAGTCTTACCTCAATTTGTCCGAACAAATGAAAAAAGATGGAAGGTGGAATGAGATCAAACCTTTGTTGCCTGAAACCATTAAAATCCGAAAGGCGGCCGAAATCTTTCGAAACCAACCAACATTTTTACCAAAAAAAAACCAACTGGAAAGTATTCGAACTTTGTTAGATAACTCGTTTCCATTCTCGGCTCGGTGAATTTCCATAAATTCGTTTGTATGCCTTTGAAAAAGAAAATGCGGACGCATAACCCACATTTTGCGCAATTTCTTCGAGACCCATATTTCCTTTCTGGAATAATTGTTTTGCTTTTTCCATTCTAAGTTTTGCCAAATATTCCATCGGGGGAATACCAAGAACATCACGAAATTTGTTGGCTAAGTTAGCTCGTGAAACTCCCGTTTCTTTTGCTAATGATTCAATCGTCCATTCTTTAGAAAATGCATTATGTAGTTTTTCCAAAGCGTATAGGACTGTTTTATCATGGAATGCTTTGATCCAACCGACAGGTGAATTTTCTTCTTGTTGTAACCAAATCCGGATCATATAATACAACATAATATCCGTTAATCTTTGCACAATCAAATCAGTTCCTAAATTGAGCTCCAATTCCTTGGACAAAATTTGGATAAAGTCTTCGAGCGAATGGTGTTTCTGGATACTTGCATAAGGAATCAAAATATAATCAGGTAACTCCAGAAGGAGTGGATGTACTGGACCATCCGGCACTTCATAACGAACAGAAACAAATGTTGTCACTGGGTTTTGGTCTATTTTTTGATTATTTTTTTCATGTAAAAATCGTTCGATCGTCACAACTTTAGCTTTGGGATCGGAGAGTAATTCGTGATGGACCCCTCTTGTGATAAAGAGTAAATCTCCTTTTTGCAATGGGATGATTTGTTTTCCTATCCTCGCATAACAGCTGCCTTGTGTGACAACATGGAAACCACCACTCCTTTCACATGGAAAATGAAATCCAAAACTTTGAAAGATTTGACCTTTTGATAATAAGTCATTTTTCCAACCTGCAGAAAACAAAATGTCCGAAAGTAAGTCCATACCTACTTTTTCCGGAATTTTTCACCAGATGTCTACTCTTTTATACTTTTGGATATTTTTTTAATATTTTTCGACATAGGAAGTCTAGGTTTCTGTGATACAATTGGATATAGATTAGTGAAGGAAATGGATTTCAAATTCCATTTCAAAATAAAGGAAATTCAATTATGAAAGTATTTGTTTATGGTGGATCAGGGCTTGTTGGCGGGCACCTCATCAAAGAATTACAAAAAAATGGTCACGAAGTGTGGGCTGGATCAAGAAAACCAGAATCACAGAAAAAAGAATCCAATCTCACTTGGGTGTATGCTGATTCGAAAGAAACCAAAAAGGGTTTAGAAATTTTAGAAGCAGTCGATGCAGCTTATTTCTTAAGCCCTCCAGGGGAAACCAATCAGTATGAAATCCTTTCCCCTTGGATCGAAAAAGCAAAACAAGTTGGACTTAAAAAATTAGTCCTAATGACGGCAATGGGAGTGGATCATGCACCACCTGAAGCACCATTTCGAAAAACAGAAATTTTATTAGAAGGTGCTGGCATTCCTTGGAACATCATTCGTCCCAATTGGTTCATGCAAAATTTTAACAGTTTTTGGATCGCAGGAATCAAACAAGACGGGAAAATTTATTTCCCAGGTGGGAATGCAACGGTAAGTTTCATTGACGCTAGAGACATTGCTTCTGTTGCTTCTGTTCTGCTGACTACAGATGATTTCGTAAACCAATCAATCACTCTGACAGGAAAAGAATCACTCGATCACGTCCAAGTTTCAAAATACATATCTTTCGTGAGCGGAAAAAATATAGAATATGTAGATGTAGATCCAAAAGTATTTGAATCCTCTCTTGTATCGGCAGGTCTTTCCAAGGACTATGCTGCCTTTCTTGTGATGATTGCAGGTGCTCTGAAAGAAGGATTTGCATCCCCAATCATTGACTCTGTCCAAAAGATTACAGGGAAGGAACCAGTTACATTCCAGAAGTATGCAGAAGACCATGTGAGTTTTTGGAAATAATTTGAAGTTATAGATTCCATCAACTCTTATCCACATTCCTAGATTAGAAAACCCAAGAGGGATCGTGGATAAGAGTTCAATTTTTTTTGTTTATTCTGCAACTAGTACTCGGTTCGAAGCTCCACCTTTTGGATCTTCTAAAATATTTCTCAGCAATAATTTTTGAAATGGCACAAAGGCAGATCCACTCACGTTCACATGGTTCTTATAAAACTTTTTAGTTGGAATCACTTTCTTTTGTTTTAATGTCTTGGGATCATAGATATGAAGACCTGAATTTCGTACCCAAACAAGTTCACCATCTTTCCAAAATCCTAATTTATGACCATGTGTCCCCCACTTAGATTTTTTCACATCGGATAAGTTAGTTGTATTGTACACCCTTACCTCTCCTGTATCAGCAGCTGCCATATACAAAGATTTTCCATCCTTTGAAAAACAAATTCCATATGGAACCGAAGGAATCGAAAATGATTGGAATGTATTCGAATCCAATTGAAACAAATAACCTTGTGGGTTTCTGTTTTGAAATGCTTCCGCATAAGCTGCGATTACGATTTGGTTCGATTCTGCATGGAAGTCTGGGGTATAAGGATAAAACTTGGATCGATATTCTTTTAATTTTGTAAGGTTTTGATTTTGAATTTTATATATATATGCTGATACATCTTCTGACTCATCATCTTTTAAATCGGCATCCACTGCAAAGGTAAAATATGCGGATTGATCTTTCGCCGAATACCCAATGTAAGAACTTTGTACAAAAGACTTTTTGTCTTCAGCTGGAATTTCATAAATAGGTTCCACCACATCAATGGAATTAGAATTTAGATCCCAACCAACATAAAAATATTTTTTTGCCTTCGATGATTTTGCTTTGTTTTCCAAAACAAAGCCAGCTCGTCCATTTGACTCTTCATAAAACAAAAACTCATACACGGTCAAAGGAAGTCGTTTGCCTTTTGTTTCGATTTGACCTAAGAAGTCTGTTGTATGCGCTTGGTAATAAGATTCCAATGGAATTGCTTTGTAAATTTTTTGTTTCGATACTGTATCATAAAAATAAATTCCAGGCTCATCAAAGTCAGCTGTTTTCCCAACATAGATCCATTTGCCAGCGTTTACAAAATAAGGATTACTACCTTCGACAAAGGTTGGTCGTACTTCGAAGTTGGTAGCAAAAGAAAACTCAGACTCAATCGTTTGCGAAAATATTGAACCAACAAAAAAAGTACAAAAGATAGAAAACAAACAATATCCAATTTTTGAAAACATGACTCACTCCCTGGGCTACAGCATGGTGGATTACACTACATTAGTTTTATTTTTTTACAACTATTGTTTACATAATTTTTTTCAAATTTAAGAAAAGTACCCTACAAAAAAATGAAATCGTCTGTTGGCATAGTCAATTCAAACTTGGTAATATAAATCACTTGGATCGATAGAATATGTTTCGTTTTCTTTTGGCAATTTTTGTATTCCTTTTATTATCGTGTAAGCTCAACCTGAATAACCCTAATGATCCAAAGAACGAAGACTTTTGGGTGCGGACCGTTTTACAATCCTTCCTTTTAAATGATGGATGTAGGAATTTTTCTGCATGGGAAAGACGGTATGGAACTGGTTCTTATCTTACTTACGGAACCGATTTTCTATTTTTATCCAATGGTGACATCATCGTTGTTGGTTTTACCGAAGATCCAATCATTCCAGGGGATACAAAAGGGATCACGAGTGATTTTCAAGGAACACCTGGGTCAACATTGAACTTATTCCTCCTTCGACTTTCTCGGAGCAATGGAGATATCATGTGGGTGGATTATTTAGGGCAAGGTTTTAGTAATTTAAATTTTAATCCCCGATTACATCAGTTTACCAATGGGGATCTAGCGATCAGTTTTCTTGCCATTGGAAATGGAATTTCATTACCGAATATGATCTCTGGAAAGGCGGATGCAAATAAATCCGTTTATTTGGGGAGGCATTCTACCAATGGAAATCGAATTTGGTATACTTATTTAGATTCATTAGATATCGACAATTACCTTGTCACCACTGTTGATTCATTTGATCAGTTTCATTTTTTTGTCACCTTAGTTGGAACGAATGGACATGCCAGTTTCCCTGAATTAACTGCTGTTACCAATTCGTCTCTTGGTTCCACTTCCGACACAGACATTTTGTCCGGAATTGTCAATGGAGAAGGATTAGGCCGATACCAAACTTATATCTCAAGTGCAAATAATGATTTTGCATTCAATGTTACCTACGCCAATGGTTTTGTTTATCTGGCAGGGACAACCGCTGGAAGTATTTCTGGATCCACTCATCCGAATCCAGGAACAGATAGACCTTTCATTACTAAGCTAAACGTAAACACAGGGAATCGTGAATTTCTAATATATAATGGCCATTCCAGTGCATCGTATGGAGATAGCAGACAATTAATTGTCAGCCAAAATGCGATCTTACAATTGGTAACGACCAATTTATCATGGAGCTCATTGGTGAGAGAACCAATGCAAAGTGATACAGAACATTATGCCTTCGCACAATATGATCTGAGTGGAAATTTACAGTGGTTATCTTTTCTTGGATCTGATCTTGGAGATATCGCAATCTTTGAAGAACCTCCTACGATCTTAGATTTGACTACGGGTTTATGGAGAAATCGATCTAGAGTACCGAATACGATCAGTCGGTATTCTTCCGGATCGGCAGTTTCAACAGGAGAAGGCTCCAGTACTTACCAAATAGCGGACGTTTACATCCAACCAAACAATGGTACCTTTGAAAAAATTCGGTATTCATCGAATTTGACAAGTCCAACAATCAAACGTACTGACCAGATGAAAGAGTTATGTACAGGTAAATTAGGATATATGGATCGAATCTATACAACAGGAAGTACCACTCCTACACAACTAGGGATCCAAACCTCTTTGGAATGAAGGTTCCTTCTGTTTAAAATTTCAGTGAGATGATTGGTTTTTTAGGATCAGAATTCGAGTCTAATCCGATTGACAAGAATCTATTTTTTTCAACTCATCGTAGAGCCAAACGGATGAAGGAAATTCTTTCCCATTTGGAAAACGGATTTTATAAGGAGTTCCAGATAAAAATGATTTTGTCGCAATTTTATCGATGAAGAGTTTTGCAGTCCAATCTTTTGGATCTGGTGCAAAAAAAGAATTTTTAGCTTCTTTTAATTTGTAACGCAAATGATTTTCAGCATCTTTAGCTAGATGAGTTTCTCCATTACGGATGAAACTACCATTAAAATTTCCAATGGTTTTTAATAGGATTTCTATTTTTGTTTCTTCCGAATTTGGTTTGCATGATTTTGGATTAGAAGATAATGAAAAAAAACTCAAAAAACTAAAAGAAACAAAACAAAAGATCAAACTGGATCTTGATACAAACTTTCTCATAACACTGAACTATTGACAGAATTACTTATGAATGAATATGATCAATTAAAATAACATGGGCTCAGAAAGTTCGGGCACTGCATCTATAAATTCACTCGAATATGTTTGAATCAAACTTCGGATTTGTTGTTCTTCGGAAATTTTTGGATCCAACCACTCCTCCCAGCAGTCTTCCGTTAGGTGGACGGGCTGTCGACCTTGGTTCCCACCAGAATTATGGATTTCTTTCATCAACTGATTTCCCTCTTGAGTTAAAATGCTAAACCAAAGCTGATTCGTTGATTGGTTGGGAACATTGCCATAAATACCTGCAAAACAAAAACTTTCACCAGACTTGGGAAATATTTTATACTTTACCTTTGTACCTTTTTCCGACTTCCATTCGTTAAAGTAGGACGCCGGGATGATGCAACGTTTGCATTTTGCTGCACTTGACCAAAATGAAGTGGCAAATAACCTCTCTTCTCTAGTGTTAAAGATAGGTTTGGGAGACCATTCTGGTTGGATACCCCATTGCATTGAATCTAATATGATTTCGTTTGTATTTGGTTCCGAATGGATGACTGGCGCAAAGGCACTGGGATAAAATTCTAAATTGGGAGAACGTCGAAACGAATCTTCTACCTTTTGGATATCGAATACTTGTGTCCCTTGAATCAAACGGATCCATTTTTCCGTGCCATCTTTCAATTTGATGATCGTATATCCAAATCTTCCGCACACAATGAATCAATTGAACTTAATTCAAAATAATTGCAAACCAAGATTTTTAGTTTTTGATCCTCTTTTCGAAATCGTGACCAAAAGTCATCTAGAATTGACCTTAAGTCAATTTCAGTTTTTTTATAGCAAATTTTTAATTAGATTCTTACATTGGAAGTATGAGTCGAGCACAAGTAATAGAACGTTCCCCTAAAAAGAGAGCTGTTTTAGAGAAAGATAAACTTTCGAAACGTACTTCGATCATTCAAGCAGCAGCAACCTTACTCCAAAAAAAAGATTGGGCAGAACTTTCAATGGATGAAGTTGCAAAACGAGCAAAAATCGCAAAAGGTACTTTGTATTTATACTTTCCTACAAAAGAAGATCTTTGCCTTCGAATTCATAGTGCCGATTATGAATCTTGGTTTATGGATTTAAATGAATTTTTAATCAATACTCCAAAAATGAATGCGGATATATTTTCCAATTGGTTTGTGAATTCCATGGATCGTCACTCACGATTTTTAAAACTTTTACCCATCGTACCAACGATACTGGAAAAAAATGCAAGCATCCAAACGATTCGTGAATTCAAAACTAATCTAAAAAATCAAATCACATCCGTTTTACCACTGATCATTCAATATTTTCCTTTTCTCACAGAACAATCAGGTTTTTTATTTTTGATGCAATGCCATGCATTGGCTGTAGGTTCTTGGTCACATGGTTTTCCTTCCAACCAAGTAAAAGAAGCAGTGAAAGATACAGAACTCGAAATGTTTGTATTGGATTATAAAAAATTTCTGGAAATTTCGATTTTAAATTTGTTAAAAGGACATTCTAGTCCCCAAACCCAAACTATTTAGAAGTCTCCGCATAAATCTCCTTTAGAATTTTTTCCTTTAAAATTGGATCATTGATGATTTTTCTATCAAAATCATTCCAATCCATTTCAAATAAAATGTTTTTGTCATTGTGATAGATATATTTTTTTTCCCGTTTCACAATTCCTCTTTGGATTTCCGAATTCCAAGTTTTGAATGGTATGGTTGGTTGGTAACTGGATTTTAAAAAATGATGGCTCATTTCTTTATTTTCCATTTTATTTTCCATTAATTGAAGTAATGTTTCCTTAAAATGAATCGAAGATCCCACAAGTGGGATATATAATTTGTTAGATTGAATCAAATAAAGTAAAAACGGTACATCTACTTCTTGGTTGTAAAGAGAATAGTTATGAGCGTTGGCGCCTTCTTCACCAAAACTTTCCCCATGATCAGCAGTAACAATCAATAAAGTCTCCTGATCCGAACTCGATTTAATAAATGATATCAAGTCATCAATTAACGTTACATTTTCTTCTAAAGCTTTTTTGTGACGTTGGAGTTTGTTTAAAGAAGATCCTGATATCGAATTGGTAAAGTAAGGACTATGGGTTTGGCTCATGCCAATGAAAACAAAAAAAGGTTTGGATCGATCCATTTGTTGTTTGAATTCAGAAAGGATCACCCGATCGTCCATTCCCCAACTAAAGGACTCCCATTTGTCATTGTATTTGGTTTCCAGAATCGTTTTATCAGTCACCTTATCGAAAATTTTTGGAAAAAATGCATTCATACCTTCAAAATAAATTGATTGAGTATAAATCATTTGAGTCTGGTAAAAAAATCTTTTTTTTAGTATAATTGGCAAACTTTCTTCTTCATTGATTGAGTCTGGTTCAATTCGTGTACTAAACAACTGTGAATGACCAGTCATCCATGTGTATAAACTTTTGGAAGTATGTGGCATAGGAATCCAAAAATGTGATCCGTTTAACAAAGAATAGTTTATATATTCAGACTTCATCTCCAAGATATGTTTTCTTGCAACACCTTCCAAAACTACCAAAACAATGTTCGTTCCTTGCGGAATTTGATCCAAATAACGATTTATTTTTTGATTCGATTGTTTTGGAGTGAAGTGAATTTGTTTTTTTTGATCACCTACCTTTGCATTCATGATCAAAAGTAAATAAATCACTAACATCAAAAATATGGGTTCCACACGGTGCCGAGAAAATGTTAAAAAAGGATCTAACAAAAGAAAATAAATTAAAATAGGGAAAAATTGAATTAAATTCCACTCTTTTATAAAAGGGATCCACTCATGTACAATTTGGCCAAAATTAACGATAAGATAACCCAATAAGGAAAACTGAATTTGTGTTTGGTAAACCCATTGGTAATTTAAAGCAACGAATAAGAGTAAAAACAAAAATGTTCGAATGTGATTTCCTAAAAGCGAATTTAATTTTTGAATTCGAACATAGATCGATTCAAAAAAAATACAGGCCCCGAATAATAGATGGATCAAGATTCCATGATAATAACTCCATCCCAACCAATTCCAATCACCAGGAAAATGGAATAGATATAAAATCCCATAAAAAACAAACCACTTGCTACGAGAAGTTAGAAAAAAATCGTTTAATTTACTTAACTTCAAACTGAACACTAGCTTTTTTGATAACACCATCAAACAATTCCAAATTTTGTTTCCCTCTTTCGATAGACAAACTTCCTTCACCATGAATGGACAATTGAATCTCTTTTGTTTGGTTCCAGATCAATTTTGGATTTTTTAATGTTTTGATTTCTCTAATACGAATGGGTATCTTTTGTTTTTCTTTTTCATGCGAAGGATGGTATAAATACACTTGTCCATTGGATGGATATACAAATCTGGCTCCGATGACAGAACTTTCTCCACCTATGCTATGTTGATCGCATATTTCCGATTGGATCATCTCTTTTCGAACACGTAATGATATAGAAGGACATTGGATCGTTGCCGACTTACCCGTTAACTTACAAAAATTTCGTACTTCAGTAAACTTAGGTGTATAAACTGATTTAGGTTTATCATCCATTAAAATTCGAAAAATATTTTGAACCATTCTACCAGCACCAAACGATCCGGATACATCCATCGTCTTTTCACCAGAAAAATTTCCAACCCATGCGGCGACTACATAACGATCATTAAATGCAACTGTCCACGAGTTTCGATAGTCTTTGGATGTTCCCGTTTTAATTGATACGGGGAAAGGAAAGTTTAAATAACTCCTTCTTCCGAAAGCCCTTTGCCTAAGTTTTGCATCACTGAGAATAAATTTAATTTCTTCTGCTGTTTCTTCCGATAACAATCGTTTACTTTCACCATAATAAAAAGGAACTTCTTTTAAATATCCTAAACGGATTTTTGGCAAAATGCCACCTAACATAAATGTCCCATAACTTCTTGAAAGTTGTAATAAACTAGCACCGCCTGTTCCTAACGCAAGCCCCGGTCCATAAAAACTAGGTGACTCCTTTAGGTGCAAAAACCCAGCACCAATTAAAAATTGGTAAAAGACAGGGACACCTATCCGTTGTATGGTTGTGACTGCAGGGATGTTTCTGGAATTTCCCAATGCTTCCGCAAGAGTGATATCCCCCCAATAACGAAGGTCAGCATTTCTAGGAAGGTAATTCCCAACAAACCCAATCGGATAAGAAAACTTTTCATCGGAAAGTATCGAATTGACTGTATAAATTTTTTTATCAATTGCATATCCATATAATAATGGTTTTAAGGTACTTCCTGCATCACGAAATGCCAATGACCCATTAACCATACCATTCCCTTCTTCAAAAAAGTTTTTTGAGCCAATCATGGCTACTAACGATAATTCATCGGAATGATTTGGATTTTT of the Leptospira biflexa serovar Patoc strain 'Patoc 1 (Paris)' genome contains:
- a CDS encoding DUF1304 domain-containing protein, coding for MKLTSLILTGFVAVEHVFILVLEMFLWKTEFGMKVFQLTPETAEITAKLAKNQGLYNGFLAAGLFWALFFIKDQSQKFQTILFFLICVVVAGIYGSATAKFSILFSQGLPAFLALVVHWLAYRKQ
- a CDS encoding RNA polymerase sigma factor; protein product: MIEDPHSSLLEDCLKGKTKALEGLIQFFQPKIFSLALKFLWNPEDAEDATQEILVKVITNLGGFRRDSKLSTWIYKIASNHLINVKKSKIEMKQIHFRSIREELHKTQSPYPIQASIDTQTLTEEESTSKVSHMVLHVQVACTYAMLQGLTRKYRMAYILGDVFSISSEEGGMVMGVRPDSFRQLLSRARNQMEVFLGRECNLTNRNNPCQCKNRIRYATKVGRIKSYLNLSEQMKKDGRWNEIKPLLPETIKIRKAAEIFRNQPTFLPKKNQLESIRTLLDNSFPFSAR
- a CDS encoding AraC family transcriptional regulator, with the protein product MDLLSDILFSAGWKNDLLSKGQIFQSFGFHFPCERSGGFHVVTQGSCYARIGKQIIPLQKGDLLFITRGVHHELLSDPKAKVVTIERFLHEKNNQKIDQNPVTTFVSVRYEVPDGPVHPLLLELPDYILIPYASIQKHHSLEDFIQILSKELELNLGTDLIVQRLTDIMLYYMIRIWLQQEENSPVGWIKAFHDKTVLYALEKLHNAFSKEWTIESLAKETGVSRANLANKFRDVLGIPPMEYLAKLRMEKAKQLFQKGNMGLEEIAQNVGYASAFSFSKAYKRIYGNSPSREWKRVI
- a CDS encoding NAD(P)H-binding protein — protein: MKVFVYGGSGLVGGHLIKELQKNGHEVWAGSRKPESQKKESNLTWVYADSKETKKGLEILEAVDAAYFLSPPGETNQYEILSPWIEKAKQVGLKKLVLMTAMGVDHAPPEAPFRKTEILLEGAGIPWNIIRPNWFMQNFNSFWIAGIKQDGKIYFPGGNATVSFIDARDIASVASVLLTTDDFVNQSITLTGKESLDHVQVSKYISFVSGKNIEYVDVDPKVFESSLVSAGLSKDYAAFLVMIAGALKEGFASPIIDSVQKITGKEPVTFQKYAEDHVSFWK
- a CDS encoding YncE family protein, whose translation is MFSKIGYCLFSIFCTFFVGSIFSQTIESEFSFATNFEVRPTFVEGSNPYFVNAGKWIYVGKTADFDEPGIYFYDTVSKQKIYKAIPLESYYQAHTTDFLGQIETKGKRLPLTVYEFLFYEESNGRAGFVLENKAKSSKAKKYFYVGWDLNSNSIDVVEPIYEIPAEDKKSFVQSSYIGYSAKDQSAYFTFAVDADLKDDESEDVSAYIYKIQNQNLTKLKEYRSKFYPYTPDFHAESNQIVIAAYAEAFQNRNPQGYLFQLDSNTFQSFSIPSVPYGICFSKDGKSLYMAAADTGEVRVYNTTNLSDVKKSKWGTHGHKLGFWKDGELVWVRNSGLHIYDPKTLKQKKVIPTKKFYKNHVNVSGSAFVPFQKLLLRNILEDPKGGASNRVLVAE
- a CDS encoding DUF5329 family protein, whose translation is MRKFVSRSSLIFCFVSFSFLSFFSLSSNPKSCKPNSEETKIEILLKTIGNFNGSFIRNGETHLAKDAENHLRYKLKEAKNSFFAPDPKDWTAKLFIDKIATKSFLSGTPYKIRFPNGKEFPSSVWLYDELKKIDSCQSD
- a CDS encoding SOS response-associated peptidase; translation: MCGRFGYTIIKLKDGTEKWIRLIQGTQVFDIQKVEDSFRRSPNLEFYPSAFAPVIHSEPNTNEIILDSMQWGIQPEWSPKPIFNTREERLFATSFWSSAAKCKRCIIPASYFNEWKSEKGTKVKYKIFPKSGESFCFAGIYGNVPNQSTNQLWFSILTQEGNQLMKEIHNSGGNQGRQPVHLTEDCWEEWLDPKISEEQQIRSLIQTYSSEFIDAVPELSEPMLF
- a CDS encoding TetR family transcriptional regulator — translated: MSRAQVIERSPKKRAVLEKDKLSKRTSIIQAAATLLQKKDWAELSMDEVAKRAKIAKGTLYLYFPTKEDLCLRIHSADYESWFMDLNEFLINTPKMNADIFSNWFVNSMDRHSRFLKLLPIVPTILEKNASIQTIREFKTNLKNQITSVLPLIIQYFPFLTEQSGFLFLMQCHALAVGSWSHGFPSNQVKEAVKDTELEMFVLDYKKFLEISILNLLKGHSSPQTQTI
- a CDS encoding sulfatase-like hydrolase/transferase, giving the protein MFSLKLSKLNDFFLTSRSKWFVFYGILYLFHFPGDWNWLGWSYYHGILIHLLFGACIFFESIYVRIQKLNSLLGNHIRTFLFLLLFVALNYQWVYQTQIQFSLLGYLIVNFGQIVHEWIPFIKEWNLIQFFPILIYFLLLDPFLTFSRHRVEPIFLMLVIYLLLIMNAKVGDQKKQIHFTPKQSNQKINRYLDQIPQGTNIVLVVLEGVARKHILEMKSEYINYSLLNGSHFWIPMPHTSKSLYTWMTGHSQLFSTRIEPDSINEEESLPIILKKRFFYQTQMIYTQSIYFEGMNAFFPKIFDKVTDKTILETKYNDKWESFSWGMDDRVILSEFKQQMDRSKPFFVFIGMSQTHSPYFTNSISGSSLNKLQRHKKALEENVTLIDDLISFIKSSSDQETLLIVTADHGESFGEEGANAHNYSLYNQEVDVPFLLYLIQSNKLYIPLVGSSIHFKETLLQLMENKMENKEMSHHFLKSSYQPTIPFKTWNSEIQRGIVKREKKYIYHNDKNILFEMDWNDFDRKIINDPILKEKILKEIYAETSK
- a CDS encoding transglycosylase domain-containing protein, producing the protein MKGNFFRTIKILIPSIFIVLGLGFLLRPIDSHVFKKQITTRILTKEKHIIGRSINEIQTKQDWESFDEYPDFVSKIVLIAEDKRFESHHGIDLLALSNSIYSYLFSKENRGGGSTITMQLTRIVYPEIRNYPIVVRKFFEVITALRFELWMTKQEILEAYLNSVSLHSNIVGFPSASLQLFDKHIRFLSVEEAVYLTVLIRKNHSTNEEIRFRYNQLREKIPFLIPYLENPKDLTIDTQKENKNELNTQFKGENQHFLNWIRVLNPLPDGEFVATISSQLNTEVHSIVNSELEGLKRWNVSNASALVLEKNPNHSDELSLVAMIGSKNFFEEGNGMVNGSLAFRDAGSTLKPLLYGYAIDKKIYTVNSILSDEKFSYPIGFVGNYLPRNADLRYWGDITLAEALGNSRNIPAVTTIQRIGVPVFYQFLIGAGFLHLKESPSFYGPGLALGTGGASLLQLSRSYGTFMLGGILPKIRLGYLKEVPFYYGESKRLLSEETAEEIKFILSDAKLRQRAFGRRSYLNFPFPVSIKTGTSKDYRNSWTVAFNDRYVVAAWVGNFSGEKTMDVSGSFGAGRMVQNIFRILMDDKPKSVYTPKFTEVRNFCKLTGKSATIQCPSISLRVRKEMIQSEICDQHSIGGESSVIGARFVYPSNGQVYLYHPSHEKEKQKIPIRIREIKTLKNPKLIWNQTKEIQLSIHGEGSLSIERGKQNLELFDGVIKKASVQFEVK